The Paenibacillus sp. BIC5C1 DNA segment ACGATATCTGCTGAAGCCTGTGGGACGACAGGAGCTGCATGAACTGCTGCTCAAATTGCTGGCCTCAGAAGAGGATAAACCTACGGTGTCCCTTGTACCCGTGAGGGAGCTGAATGATTGGGCGATGCGTCTGGAAGAGGCCATATGGGAGCTGAGACAGTCCGATGTGACGGAGCTGCTCGCAGCATGGTCTGGTCGGTATCCGGCATATTCCTTGATGCCTGAGCAGACAGCGGAGCTTTTTCAGGAATTGCTGGAATTGATTGTGGCCCGCATGAACGCACGTGGCAACGGAACGATGAGTACATCCTGCGAGATAAATGAAAGCGCTTCCTCAAAAGAATGCTTCGAGGCGCTGGGCAACGAGATCCACACGTTAATGAAGACGATCAAGGAAAAGCGTAGTGGCAAGCGCAAGCATCCGGTGGAAGAAGCAAAAGCCTATCTGGAGAAGCACTTGCGCCGTGAAGTTTCACTGGACGAGATTGCTGCCAAGCTGGGCCTTAACCCATCCTACTTCAGCCAACTATTTAAGCAGACAACAGGCCAGACCTTTATCCAATACCGGATACGCAGCAAAATGGAACTGGCCAAACGCATGCTGGAACAGCCGGGCAACCGGATTACGGATATTTCCTACGAAGTGGGGTATGCGGATCATCCCCATTTCACGAAGACATTCAAGAAAATTACCGGACTGACACCGTCCGAATACCGCAGCAAGTTGGGCATTGAATGATGAAGCGCAGCCTGTCCATCCGCCTGTTCTTTCATTTTGCCGTCGTGATTACGTTGTCCCTGTCCGCCATCGGCCTGTTCACCTATACCTATGCCTCGACTGAAATGAACGACCAGCTTGCGGACAATATCGCCCAAACGATGCGCAATACGGCATACCAGACCGATCTGTATTTGCAAAATTATGATCGTGCGACCTACTCCATCCTCTCGAACGGAAGTGTGAAGCACTTTCTCGATATGAATTCGGAGGACAGTTATGCCTATTACGAGTACAGCCGTCAGATTAAGACGAATGTGTTCCCGCCTGTTTTTATGTTATACCCACAGATCAAGTTCCTGTATGTTATCGGGGATAACGGGCGTGTTGTGATTGATGACAACCAGAATTCAGCCGGCATACCGGATATCGACGCGGTACAGCAATATAAGGAGTTGCTGGCTGCAACCCCTGCAAATGGCGAATCGACGTTGCTGACCCGCAGTATTCGCGGTGGACAGAGTGCCAATGTGATTACGATCGCGCGACGGATCAGAGGGGTGTCCTCCTATACGCCCAATGGAGTACTGGCGATGGAAGTGAATGTGCTGGAACTTGACAAAATATGGGGAGAACTCGATCTCGGTCAAGGTGGGTATCAGTATGTGATGGATCAGAACGGAACGGTAATCTACACACCCGGGGACGAAGAGGCGCAGACGGCTATGCCGTCCAACACTGTGAACAGGCTTATGCACATGGAGGCAGGGTCACTGGAACAGAACACGGATGGCACCAAGCGGCTGCTCATATCGGAACTTTCTGCATATTCGGGATGGCGCTTTGTCGCTTCCGTGCCGCTGTCGGAGCTGCAAAGACCGATTGCAACGATTCGTTCGGCCACCTTATGGGTTGGTGCAGGGACCTTGCTCGCTGCACTTGTCGTGGCCTACCGGATTGGAGCATCTCAAGTGGAACCCATTCGTGTGCTGATGAACGGAATGAGACAGACGGAGAAGGGAATCTGGAACAAGGTGGAGATGAAGGAAAGGCGCGATGAAATTGGTGTGCTGATCCGCAGCTATAATCTGATGGTCAGTCGCCTGTCGGACATGATTGAGAGTGTATACGAGTCGGAGCTGCGCCGCCAGAAGTCGGAAATCGAGCTTCAGCAGGAGGCGCTGGAACGGCACCGTGCGGAATTTCAGGCGCTTCAGTTGCAGATCAATCCGCATTTTCTCTACAACACCCTGGAAACGATCAAATGTTATGCCGTCGTACAGGACTCCGAAGAAATCGCACAGATGGTGGAATCCATGGCTCATATGCTCCGTTATTCCATTCAGACCAATCTGGAGGAAATTACGGTTGCCAATGAACTGAAGCACGTGCTGGCCTACCTTTCCATCATGAAACATCGCATGGATCGGGAGCTTGAAGTTGAGGTCATCATTGCACCGGATCTGTTGTTGGAAAAAATGGTTCGACTCACTCTTCAGCCACTGGTGGAAAATGTGCTACAACACGCATTTCCGCGAGGCATGGAGCCCGGTCACTTTATCCGTATCGATGCTCGGCGCCTGGAAGATCGCTTTCTTGTCATCGTCCAGGATAACGGTATGGGCATGAGCGAGGAACGCCTGGAGAAGCTGCGTGACCGTCTGGAATTGAATCGTCTGGCAGGCGAAGATTCCGATGATGTCTACCATCGCGGAGGCATCGGACTCATGAATGTTCATCGCCGGATACAGCTGGTATTTGGAGAAATGTATGGCTTGATGATTGAGAGTGAGCAAGGCTTGGGAACGACCATTACGATGGCGCTTCCCGCAGATCAGCATAGCAAACGGATTTAATTGAACCTATAACAGGGAGGAAGATCGAACATGAATATTAACTTGCAGAACAAAATTGCGCTGGTTACCGGCTCCAGCGGAGGAATTGGTGCTGCCATTGCTGGGGCATTGGCACGTTGCGGAGCAAAGGTAGCTGTGAATGGCCTGCATAATATGGATCGGGCGGAGGAGGTCGTGGCCGCCATCCGGGATGCTGGCGGTGAAGCAGCGGCATTTCAGGCAGATGTGACCGATACGAATGCCATAGAATCGATGGTTGGGGATATTACGCTCCGCTTTGGCGGTCCGATTGATCTGTTGATTAATAATGCAGGGCATCTGGTTGAACGGAGTCCGATTGAAACGATGAGCGAGGAGCTTTACAGCCGGATTATGGATGTCAATCTGAAGAGCGCTGTCTTTGTCTCCAAAGCGGTCATTCCTGGTATGAAAGCGGCTGGAGGCGGCCGAATTATCAATCTGACCTCGGTAGCGGCTCATAACGGGGGCGGTCCGGGTGCAGCTATTTACGCAGCCTCCAAGGCAGCTGTCATTGCGTTAACCAAAGGACTTGCCAAAGAACTGGCGCCTGGCAGGATTACGGTCAATGCCCTTTCACCGGGCTTCATCGGGCAAACGGCATTCCATGCAACGTTCACCTCGGCGGAAGGCCGATCTTCTGCGGTAAGCAGCATTCCGCTTGGACGGGAAGGGACTCCCGATGATGTCGCAGGAGCGGCGCTGTACCTGTGTTCCGAGCTGGGTTCTTTTATAACCGGAGAAACGATTGAAATTAATGGCGGAATGTACATGCGTTGATGCTACACCATTGTGATAAGGGGGGAACGATACGATGGAAGTGAAGCGGAAGCTTGCAGAAAGACCGTTGTACCAACCAATCAGCGGGCCATTCCATGTGGACTATGCACCTGATGAACATACTGTTCTGGCAGAGAATCCGCCAAGATTTACCTGGATGGCGGCGCAGCAAGAGGATGAGAACGCCTATATGCTGCAGGTGTCGGTGGGGCCTTCTTTTCAGGAAGAAGGGACGATGACCTTTGCGCCGCTCCCGTATAACTTTTTCACGCCGGATAAAGTGTTTGAACCTGGAGATTATTATTGGCGATATGCACTGCTTGTAGATCATCCAGTGCAGCAAGGTAGCGAAGCCGAAGTGGATGTCGTGCGGGGTAAGCAGCAGGAAATGTCGGCATGGAGTGAGGTGAGGCGGTTTACGGTGCCAGCGGGATTGCCCGAGACACCGATACCTTCTCGGGCACAGCGGTATGTTGCCACGGAAACGTCTCACCCTCGGCTATGGCTCGGAGATAGCGGGCTAAGGGCACTTGCGGATGCCATTGCGTCAGATGCTACATATTGCGGCTGGGATATGTTTATGGCAAAATCCGTGGAGCCATGGGCCAACAGAGAGCCGATCAGTGAACCGCTGCCTTACCCGGATAACAAACGTGTCGCTGCGCTGTGGAGGCAAATGTACATTGACTGTCAGGAAACGTTATATGCGATTCGTCATCTCAGCATCGCGGGGCGGGTGCTTCGTGACGAACGGTTGCTTGGTGCAGCGAAAACCTGGCTGTTGCATGTAGCGGCTTGGGATACGGAAGGAACGACCTCCCGTGATTACAACGATGAAGCGGCCTTTCGGGTCGCAGCCGCGCTCGCTTGGGGCTATGATTGGCTGCATGATGAGTTGAACAGTGAAGAGCAAGAGGTGGTGAGGCGCAGTTTGCTGCGTCGGACAGAACAGGTGGCCCAGCATGTGATGGTCCGCTCGAAAATCCATCATGTGCCTTATGACAGCCATGCTGTGCGTTCATTGTCTTCCGTGCTTGTGCCCTGCTGCATGGCCATGTTGCATGAGGAGCAGCAGGCTGCAGAGTGGCTGGATTATGCGATCGATTATTATGCCTGTCTGTACTCCCCTTGGGGAGGAAGTGATGGAGGTTGGGCCGAAGGTCCAATGTACTGGACAACAGGTATGGCCTACGTGACCGAAGCGATGAATTTGTTGCGAAACTATGCGGGCATCGATTTCTTCTGTCGGCCGTTCTTCCAGCGTACCGGGGATTTTCCATTCTACGTGTACCCGCCCGATGCTCGGCGCGCCAGCTTTGGAGATCAGTCTACGCTGGGTGACCCCGTAAACTTGAAAACAGGCTATCTTGTCCGCCAACTGGCAGGTGTTACAGGAAACCGCTGGTACCAGTGGTACTTTGAGCGTGTACGCCAATCCGATCCGGGGACAGAGGGAGCTTTTTATAACTACGGTTGGTGGGACTTTAACTTTGACGACTTGGTATACCGCCACGATTATCCGCAGGTGGAGGAAGAGTCGCCTGTGGACATTGAGCCACTTAAGTGGTTCCGTGATGTGGGGTGGGTAGCGATGCATCATCGGATGGATAATCCGGATGAGCATATCATGCTGCTTCTCAAGTCGAGCCGTTACGGCTCGATCAGCCACAGTCATGCGGATCAGAACAGCTTCACTTTGCATGCATTTGGTGAGCCACTTGCAGCGGATACAGGCTATTATATCGCGCACGGCAGCTCTTTTCACCGGGAATGGCGCAGGCAGACACGCTCCAAAAACAACCTGCTGATCGGTGGAGCAGGTCAGTATGCCGAGAACAACAAGGTGCTGAACATGGCCGCCACCGGGCAGATCGAGGAGGCCTATTGGCGGGATGGCGATGGTTATGTGCGCGCGGTAGCGACCGATGCCTATGCCAGCACCGTTCCCCATGTGAAGCGTGTTGTACGGGAGATTCATTTTCTGCAATCATCCTATTTCGTCATTGTGGACCACATTGACCTGGAGAAGCCGGACAGCGTTCAATGGCTGTTTCATGCACTGCACCCGCTACAGCTGAAAGGGCAGAGCTTCCGTCTGGACGGTAATAAGGCTGGGCTTGAGGGCACGTTTGTATATGCTTCCTCCGGTGAGCTGGCGCTCAGCCAGACGGATCAATTCGCAGAGGTGGACCCGGCAGAGTACGAAGGACTGGAAAGACATTATCATCTGAGCGCAGAAACGCGCCCTGCTTCAAGCCATAGAATTGTAACACTGCTTGTGCCGTATAAGATCGAGGAGCCGAAGTATGTCCCCTATTTCATCGATGACCAGGATCACGGCATCCATCTCTATTTTACCGACAACGGTGTTACGAAGAAGATCGAGGTATCCAAGACGTACTAGGGAGTGCTGACCTAAAGAAAACGCAATCTCATCTAAAACATCCCCATTGTGGCAGGCGGTGGGGATGTTTTAACATCTATTTGAAAGCGCTTCACCAATGAGTGGTACCTAAATCAGGATGAAAAGAGGGGTAGCATGAAAAAGTGGATGGTCTCAGGCATGGCGCTATTGCTGGCAGCAGCTGTCATGACAGGATGCAACAAAGGCAGCGGAGCGGCATCCGGTGAGGGCGGGGGAGACGGCAAAACAAAATTCTCCATTTCACTACGTACGCTGGCGTATACCTATGTGGAGAAGTCACCGGACATTAACAAGGATCAATGGGTGAAGAAACTGGAGGATCTGACCAATACCGATCTGAAAATTGTCCTGGTGCCCCATAAGGAATATGAACAGAAAATGGTCCAGATGTTTGCCACCAATGATATTCCTGATGTGGTGCAGGGTGACGGCGGCGTCAACGGCAAAGAGATGGCCGGATCGGTCGAAGCAGGAGTATTTCAGCCGCTGGATGAACTGCTGCAGCAGTACGGGCAAGATTTGCTGAAAGCCGTGCCGAAGGAAGCCTGGGACCAGGTAACTCATGACGGACATATCTATGCCATTCCCGAATATTTATCCAATCCATCCCGCCGGGCAACCTGGATTCGCAAGGATCTGCTGGATCAAACGGGACTGCCGGTGCCTACTACGGTTGAGGAGACTATGGACGTTTTGCGCGCCTTTAAGAAACTCGGCGTGGAGAATCCGTATATGGGGCGTGAGGATTTCAAATATGCGGATACCTTTTTCGGTGCCTATGACGTACAGCAATTCCTGTCCATGATGGAGCAGCAGGGCGACCAGGTTGTACCGAAGTTCATGGATAACGAGAATATGCAACAAGCCCTAACGGTCTATAAGACGATGTACGAGGAAGGTCTGATCAACAAAGAGTTCGCGACCATCAATTCCACCGTATTCAAAAATACGATTCTCTCTGGCAAGGCGGGCATGTGGTCCATGAACGCCAACGAACTGATCCAATGGGAGAAGCAGATTAAAGCGTCGGTTCCCGATGCCAAAATCGAGATTATCCCTTCCCCAGTCGGCCCCGACGGAAAGGGCGGTTATTATTTGTACGGTCCGGTGACACGTGCCTACTTTATTAATAAGGATGCAGCTGATCCGGCTTCCATTATCCGTTTCTTCAACTGGATGGTGTCAGACGAAGCCGAGAAGTTTTTCACATACGGCACAGAAGGAGAGACCTACACAGAGGATAATGGCGTGATTTCATACACAGCGCCAACAGACTCTGCTGGTGTGGACGAAGAGCGTTATCGTCAGTCGTTCTTATGGTTCGTACAGGACACGACGTACAATAAAGGCTCGTTGTCGCTGACAGAAGAAGGCAGAAAGCTGATGAATATTTACGATACCATTTTAGCCAAAGAAGGTCGGGATGGCATCAACTTTGATCCGCGTTTGGAAGCCTTTGTACAGAATCCTGATATTGCTCCCAATTCGGATACACCTCCTCAGGTATTGCTCACACACATGATCAAGATGGTTTATGGTAAGGAGCCGATTTCTGATTGGCCGAAAGTGGTAGAGGAATGGAAATCCAAAGGTGGCGATCAGGCAATCAAAGAAGCCACCGAGAAATTCAATAAGGGTGAGGGAGTGTCGGCACCGCGTCGCTAACGATTTAAGTTGAACTATACATTTTACACGATAACAGCGATCGGAAGGTTGTTCTGTCATCGGAGTGACAAGTCAGCTGAATATGGAGGGGATACAAGTGAGTGGCGTGTTCATAACGTGGAAGAGGCGGGTTGTACTTGTTGCCATGTCTGTCATACTCATTAGCGGTATTACCGTTCCCGTGCATGAAGTTCGGGCGATGGAAGACGCTATTCCTAGCTCTATTTTCAATATTACACAGGAAGAAAATATCCCAGATCCGGAGGGCCCAGAGCTGGAGATTTACGTGGAAAACTTTGATGATCCGGACAATTTTGGCTCTACTGGCGGAATTGCATTGAGAGCTCCCTGGCTGCAGGAAGGAGAAGGTGGAAGCAAGGCCAAAACGTCATCTTCCACAACCGCACCTTCGCTGCCCAACATGATCAAGATTGACGGAACCGATGCACTCGCTCTGCCGCTTGATCTGACTGGATACGGAAATATCCGGCTGAGCTACTACACGCGCGCCTCATCCTATATCAGCGGTAGCATTATTATCGAATGGTCGAAGGACGGAGGCATTTCCTGGGCTACGCTGGAGACATTTGAACTTCCTCCGGGTACTCCTGACGTGAAGAACAAGCAAGGAAATACGCTAAAAAGCTGGACGCTGGGCTCGGAAGCGAACAATAACAGCACGGTGAAAATTCGTTTTCGAACAGGAGATGCCATGCAGGCCAACATGTATATCGACAATGTTGCCATTTACGGTCAGGCTATTCCCGGTATAACGCCTGCCCCATCCCCAGTGCCGCCTGGAGAGGAGAATACTGAGTTTACGCCACCACAAGGAGTGACTTTATACGAAGATGTGGAGATTGGCACGGCTGGTGGGCGAGCAATCTATTCATCCATTGCTGTTCCCGAGACAGCGGCAGCTGAACCGATGCCGGTCATGGTCTATATCCATGGAGGTGGATGGAATCACGGTGATCGAAAGCAGGCATTAAACTCCATATGCAATTATGTACTCAAACGTGGTTATATCGGTGTATCTCTGGACTACCGGCTGACACCTGAGGCGCCCTTCCCTGCCCAGATTCAGGATGTAAAGCTCGCTATCCGATACTTGCGAGCTCATGCGGCGCAGTACAATCTGGACCCGAGTCGTATCGGCGTCTGGGGATCATCTGCGGGCGGCCATCTGGCTGCATTACTCGGCACAACAGGGGACATGGTCGCTGGTGACACTGTAGAGCTCGATACAGGGGTGACGGTAGATGTACCTGATCTTGAAGGTTCTGGCGGATGGCCTGAGTATTCCGATAAAGTGCAGGCCGTCGCCGACTGGTACGGACCCGCTGATTTTACGACGGCATTTGCCAATAACTATAGCTCGGTTACGGCTCTGCTTGGTGGGCATCGTGCGTTCGATGTTCCGGAGCAGGCCAGACTTGCCATGCCTGGCACGTATGCTTCACCGGATGATCCACCGTTCTGGATTCGGCACGGTGATGCTGATGCCACCATTCCCTATACCGACAGTGTTACTTTCGCGGGACAGCTTCAATCTGCGGGTGTCCCGATTGTGGATATGAAAGTCGTACCAGGTCAGGGCCATGGATTTACAGGGACGGCTTCCGAGATTGCTAATGCGGAGGCGTGGGCCTTCCTTGATGAACATGTGAAGAACCGGATCGTTACGGAGCCCATTATTTTCAAAAGTAATCCCGAACACCCTTCGCCTGGAAATGAAGAAGAGGGAGAAGAAAAACCTTTGATTGAGAAGGTCATCGCCAGTAAACTGCCAAGCGACGATTGACAGCGGAAAGCCTGATCTGAATTTCAATCAGGCAACGGGCTCCAGCACCGGATTACTAAGCATCTCTTCCACTTCATCGACCAAGAAATATGTGTATTTCAAATTTGATATGACCGGAAATGAGCCTGAAGGAGATCGGTATCGACTTCGGATTGCCGCCAAGAAAGGCACATCGAATATCGATACAGAGTTGTCTCTATATGGTTTGAATGCAACGGACTGGAGCGAATCATCGTTAACCTGGTCGAATGCTCCGGTTCAAAGTCTCAGCGAAGCTTCGCTCGTTGGCACATTCCAGGTTACGGCAGATCGTAATGGAAGCCCAGCAGTCTATGAAGTGGATGTAACCGATGTTGTGAAGAGTCGTCCAGATGCGGGGCAGGTTGCATTTTTGCTCGCGGATGCGGGATCAACTGGTGTTTCCGTGAACGTATACACCAAGGAAGCCAACGGAACAAGCAATCCGCGTCCACAGTTATCGGTCATTGCTTTAATTGAAGAAGGTAGTGACACGCAGTCGCCAGAATGGGAGCAGGGAGCCGAACTGAAAATTCGCAACTGGGGAACGGATTTTGCGGAACTGAGATGGCCCGCTGCCAGCGATGATACGGCTGTATCTGCCTACCGAATGTATCGGGATGGAGTTATGCTGGCAGAACAAGGTAAACAGTCATTTCGTGACAGCGGACTTGCAGCTGGAACATCGTACACGTTTCAAGTGAGGGCGATTGATGAGGCAGGTAACGTCAGCACTGCATTATCAACCGATATGACCACCCTTGCCGTTCCGGTTTCGTCCTTGTCTGTTGCTTCCGTCTCGGCAAGCGGCAGTGACGGTAACCTGGCGACCAATACCATCGACAATAACAGTTATACACGCTGGTCTGTTGCCGGAGAGGGGCAATGGATCACGTTTGATCTGGGTCAGGCTCAGCAAGTGGGCTATGTTGGGATTGGTTTTTACAAAGGGGATGTCAGGAAGACCTTTTTTGAGATAGAAACGTCTGTTGACGGTAATCATTGGACCCAGGTATATGACGGCGAAAGCAGTGGGGATACAACAGAAATGCAGGCATTTGATATCCCGGACACTTCTGCACGTTATGTACGGATCACCGGGCATGGCAATTCTGATTCCAGTATTTATACAAGTCTGACCGATGTGCATCTGTATGCCCCTTATGCAGGGGGAGGAACGCCCGTTGCCCTGATTCCATACATTGAGCCGCAACCACCGGAGGGAACGGTACCTTTTATCGCTCCAGGTCTGACGGAGACAGATGGAACACCGCATACTATCCATTCTCCTCATGCTGTAACTGGACGTACGATTGATGTACGGGATTATGGAGCAGATCTGGCTGATAATACGAGTGATGATCGACCTGCAATACAGGCCGCCATTGATGAGGCTAACGTTGGTGATGAAGTGTTTTTGCCTAATGGAGTGTACAATTTGTTGTCCGGGCCGGATGGAACCACCAACCTGATGCTCAAATCCGGGGTGAACCTGAGAGGGGAGAGCGGTGAAGGAACTGTGCTCAAGACATCACTGGATCAAGTGACGGGCAGCGCTGTTCTGAAAGCATCAGCTCAGCAAAGCATTCTTGTATCCAATATGACCATAACTTCATCCTGGTCCGGCACTTACACGACCGATCACAAATCCAATAACCCCTCCGCAGGGGGGCCGGATAGCATGATCCACATCGCTAACTATGGTGAGGCTCCATCGTATGACATTACAATCGATGGCGTAATTGTGGAAAAATTCAAACGAATGGCTATCCGTATCGAACACAGCCGAGATGTCGTTGTGAAACATGCAACATTCCGTAATGCAACAGATCTGGGCCCTGGGGGTTCAGGTTATGGAATTTCCATTCAGGGAACGGCCAAGACCGATCGGCTCGGCTTTGACAATGATACGATATGGAATGTGGTGGAGGATAGTACGTTTGAGGGCCCTTATCTCAGACATGGAGCGTTGATTCAGTTTGTCGCCCATAACAACGTGCTGCGTGGCAATACATTTAGCGGAACAAAGCTGGATGCTATTGATCTTCATGGTGAACTGGAGTATTTGAATGAAATCTCCGGCAATGTCATTACGGATGTGCTGACAGGCGCAGGGATCGGACTTGGCAATACAGGGGGTTCAGCACCCAGCAACCACAGCAAGTCGGGCAAAGGAAACTACATTCATGACAACACGATCAGGAACAGCCAAATCGGCATTTCGGTAACCATGGGCACCCCGGATACATTAATCGAGGATAATCTCATCGAGAATACAACCACGATTGCCGATGCGGCAGGAATTAAAGTACTGAACGGACCGGGCACAGTAATACGCGGCAATGTGATCCGTAACAATACCGCCAGCGGATACTGGGGCGTGCGGCTTGAACGCGACAAAGGCGATGCCGGAGCCGGCAATATTGGCGAAGGAAACCCCGAGAATGTGTTGATTGAAAATAACCGAATCGAAGGTAACACAAACGGAATCGGACTCTTTGCCGGAGTCGGCATTCTGCTGAAGGCCAACATTCTAAACAATGTGAATGAGGACTACTACAAAGCAGCAGGTGTTACCGTTACCGAGTTATAAAAGGATCAGAACAAGTAGCCTGGCAGGCGTTTATAT contains these protein-coding regions:
- a CDS encoding discoidin domain-containing protein; protein product: MRRSSPVNCQATIDSGKPDLNFNQATGSSTGLLSISSTSSTKKYVYFKFDMTGNEPEGDRYRLRIAAKKGTSNIDTELSLYGLNATDWSESSLTWSNAPVQSLSEASLVGTFQVTADRNGSPAVYEVDVTDVVKSRPDAGQVAFLLADAGSTGVSVNVYTKEANGTSNPRPQLSVIALIEEGSDTQSPEWEQGAELKIRNWGTDFAELRWPAASDDTAVSAYRMYRDGVMLAEQGKQSFRDSGLAAGTSYTFQVRAIDEAGNVSTALSTDMTTLAVPVSSLSVASVSASGSDGNLATNTIDNNSYTRWSVAGEGQWITFDLGQAQQVGYVGIGFYKGDVRKTFFEIETSVDGNHWTQVYDGESSGDTTEMQAFDIPDTSARYVRITGHGNSDSSIYTSLTDVHLYAPYAGGGTPVALIPYIEPQPPEGTVPFIAPGLTETDGTPHTIHSPHAVTGRTIDVRDYGADLADNTSDDRPAIQAAIDEANVGDEVFLPNGVYNLLSGPDGTTNLMLKSGVNLRGESGEGTVLKTSLDQVTGSAVLKASAQQSILVSNMTITSSWSGTYTTDHKSNNPSAGGPDSMIHIANYGEAPSYDITIDGVIVEKFKRMAIRIEHSRDVVVKHATFRNATDLGPGGSGYGISIQGTAKTDRLGFDNDTIWNVVEDSTFEGPYLRHGALIQFVAHNNVLRGNTFSGTKLDAIDLHGELEYLNEISGNVITDVLTGAGIGLGNTGGSAPSNHSKSGKGNYIHDNTIRNSQIGISVTMGTPDTLIEDNLIENTTTIADAAGIKVLNGPGTVIRGNVIRNNTASGYWGVRLERDKGDAGAGNIGEGNPENVLIENNRIEGNTNGIGLFAGVGILLKANILNNVNEDYYKAAGVTVTEL